A window of Lytechinus pictus isolate F3 Inbred chromosome 7, Lp3.0, whole genome shotgun sequence contains these coding sequences:
- the LOC129265055 gene encoding malate dehydrogenase, cytoplasmic-like, which produces MAAPLRVLVTGAAGQIAYSLLYSIGKGDVFGPEQTLELVLLDIPQMMTVLGGVVMELQDCSLPLVQKITETSDAKEAFTDVDFAVLVGAMPRREGMERSDLLKANVKIFESQGKAIDQFAKKTVKVLVVGNPANTNCLVCMKCAPSIPQENFTCMTRLDQNRAQAQIASRLSVACNAVKKVTIWGNHSSTQFPDAAHAVVDIDSQQLKVPEAVKDDDWLNGEFIKTVQVRGASVIKARKLSSAMSAAKAICDHLKDWHFGTSEGSWVSMGVYSDNNQYGIPQGLIYSMPVNIGKDGRWTVVQGLSISDFAREKMDLTAKELLDEKEVAFQFIQQ; this is translated from the exons ACTTTGGAACTCGTCCTGTTGGATATCCCACAAATGATGACAGTTTTAGGTGGGGTTGTCATGGAACTCCAAGATTGTTCTCTACCTCTTGTCCAGA AGATTACTGAAACTAGTGATGCGAAAGAGGCATTTACTGATGTTGATTTTGCTGTCCTCGTGGGAGCCATGCCCCGTAGGGAGGGTATGGAACGTTCTGATCTTCTCAAGGCCAATGTCAAGATATTTGAATCCCAGGGAAAAGCTATCGATCAGTTTGCTAAGAAAACAGTCAag GTACTGGTTGTTGGAAACCCAGCCAACACCAATTGTTTGGTCTGCATGAAGTGTGCTCCATCTATACCTCAAGAAAACTTTACTTGTATGACAAGACTGGATCAAAACAGGGCCCAGGCTCAG ATTGCCAGTCGTTTGAGTGTTGCTTGCAATGCTGTTAAGAAAGTTACCATCTGGGGTAACCACTCCAGTACTCAATTCCCTGATGCTGCTCATGCTGTTGTAGACATTGATAGCCAGCAGCTTAAAGTTCCTGAAGCTGTCAAGGATGATGATTGGCTCAATGGAGAATTCATCAAG ACTGTTCAAGTCCGTGGAGCTAGTGTTATCAAGGCAAGGAAGCTATCCAGTGCCATGTCAGCTGCCAAGGCTATCTGTGATCACTTGAAAGACTGGCATTTTGGCACTTCTGAG GGTTCTTGGGTATCCATGGGAGTATACAGTGATAATAATCAGTACGGCATTCCACAGGGCCTCATCTACAGTATGCCAGTCAACATTGGTAAAGATGGAAGGTGGACTGTTGTCCAGGGTCTTAGCATCTCTGACTTTGCTCGAGAGAAGATGGACCTGACTGCCAAAGAGCTTCTTGATGAGAAGGAAGTTGCTTTCCAATTTATCCAACAATGA